The Patescibacteria group bacterium genome has a segment encoding these proteins:
- the rpsK gene encoding 30S ribosomal protein S11, producing MGKKKVIKKSTEELLKEREDIESKMQKGAGELGADRARVQNGFLYIYSSYNNTILTLTDEIGSVLCWISAGKIGFKGTKKGTPYAANRVAESMAQNIQKFRLDKISVKVKGIGSGRESAIRALAAHGVNIVSIEDKTSVPHNGCRPAKPRKC from the coding sequence ATGGGAAAGAAAAAAGTTATTAAAAAGAGTACAGAAGAGCTACTTAAAGAGCGAGAAGACATAGAAAGCAAGATGCAAAAGGGAGCAGGAGAATTAGGGGCTGACAGGGCTCGTGTCCAGAATGGATTTCTTTACATCTATTCTTCTTACAACAACACGATTTTAACGCTCACCGACGAGATAGGCAGTGTTTTGTGTTGGATTAGCGCCGGCAAAATCGGTTTCAAGGGCACAAAAAAGGGGACTCCTTATGCTGCTAACAGGGTGGCAGAATCAATGGCTCAAAATATTCAGAAATTTAGATTAGACAAAATTAGTGTAAAGGTTAAGGGCATTGGAAGCGGGCGCGAATCAGCCATCAGAGCATTAGCTGCGCACGGAGTTAATATTGTTTCAATTGAAGACAAGACCTCTGTTCCGCACAATGGTTGTCGTCCCGCTAAACCAAGGAAATGTTAG
- the rpsM gene encoding 30S ribosomal protein S13, which produces MARISGVNLPPKKRIEIALTYVYGIGNSSSKKILQELKIDLDKKAEELNNDEIRLIQDAISAKYKVEGDAKKIQMMAIKRLKDINSWRGSRHKKNLPVRGQTTRVNSRTVRGNTRKTVGSGRKAAPGPK; this is translated from the coding sequence ATGGCGAGAATATCTGGGGTAAATTTACCCCCTAAAAAAAGAATAGAGATAGCGTTGACTTATGTATATGGCATAGGCAATTCTTCAAGTAAAAAAATTTTACAGGAACTTAAGATTGATTTAGATAAAAAGGCGGAAGAGTTAAATAATGATGAGATCCGGCTTATTCAAGATGCGATTAGCGCTAAATATAAGGTAGAAGGAGATGCCAAAAAGATTCAGATGATGGCGATAAAGCGTCTGAAAGACATCAATTCTTGGAGAGGCAGTAGGCATAAGAAGAATCTGCCAGTGAGGGGACAAACCACGAGAGTAAATTCAAGGACAGTAAGGGGCAACACAAGGAAGACAGTTGGTTCTGGCAGAAAGGCAGCACCAGGACCAAAATAA
- a CDS encoding DNA-directed RNA polymerase subunit alpha, with the protein MNMISLPKVPMISEKDNNRAVFIIEGLYPGYGITVGNALRRVLLSSLEGAAVAQARIKGAQHEFATLPGVLEDVITICLNLKKLRFKLFSDEPQQATLKLQGEKEVFGKDLKLPSQLELVNKDLHIATLTNKKAVFEMDILVQKGIGYEPRETRDKEKLEIGQISLDAIYTPIQRVSYKVDNIRVGDRTDFERLSLEIETDGTMSPEEALMKATEILINHFTLIFDEKSNLIKEKPSAKKPSDKDGSKKGKEVKKAKKDKKAKEAKEVKSFEELKFSVRTINALDNAHIKNISGLARKKEIDILKIEGLGPKGLQEIKKAFKKLGIEM; encoded by the coding sequence ATAAATATGATTTCTTTGCCCAAGGTTCCAATGATTTCTGAAAAAGACAATAATCGCGCTGTATTTATAATTGAAGGATTATATCCAGGATACGGCATCACAGTAGGCAATGCTTTGAGAAGGGTTTTGTTGTCTTCTTTGGAAGGAGCTGCTGTTGCGCAGGCGAGAATCAAGGGAGCACAGCATGAGTTTGCAACATTGCCAGGAGTATTGGAGGATGTTATCACAATTTGTCTTAATTTAAAAAAATTGCGCTTTAAGCTTTTTTCTGACGAACCACAGCAGGCAACCCTTAAACTACAAGGAGAGAAAGAGGTTTTTGGAAAAGATTTAAAATTACCGTCTCAATTAGAATTAGTTAATAAGGATTTGCACATTGCCACTCTTACGAATAAAAAAGCGGTTTTTGAAATGGACATCCTCGTTCAAAAAGGGATTGGTTATGAGCCGAGGGAGACCCGTGATAAGGAAAAATTAGAAATAGGGCAGATAAGTTTGGATGCTATTTATACACCGATACAAAGAGTGAGTTATAAAGTTGATAATATTAGGGTCGGAGACAGAACTGATTTTGAGCGCTTGAGCTTAGAGATAGAAACAGATGGAACAATGAGTCCGGAAGAGGCCCTAATGAAAGCAACAGAGATTTTAATAAATCACTTTACTTTAATTTTTGACGAGAAGAGTAATCTTATAAAAGAGAAGCCATCTGCGAAAAAGCCGAGCGATAAGGACGGTAGCAAGAAAGGCAAGGAAGTCAAAAAAGCCAAAAAGGACAAGAAAGCGAAAGAAGCTAAAGAAGTTAAGAGTTTTGAGGAATTGAAGTTTTCTGTTCGCACAATAAACGCTTTGGATAATGCGCATATTAAAAATATTTCAGGATTAGCGCGTAAAAAAGAAATAGATATTTTAAAAATAGAAGGTCTTGGTCCAAAGGGTTTACAAGAAATCAAGAAGGCCTTTAAGAAATTAGGGATAGAAATGTAA
- the rpsI gene encoding 30S ribosomal protein S9 gives MAAERYIEAVGRRKTAVARARLFTAKDKIEFLVNGKDFKEYFRSSESQRNVLSALEMMNCLDKFNISIKVSGGGISAQSEAVRHGISRALIKFNPDFRKRLKKAGFLTRDPRMRERKKFGLKRARRGPQWSKR, from the coding sequence ATAGCAGCAGAAAGATACATTGAGGCAGTTGGCAGAAGAAAAACCGCTGTTGCCAGAGCGCGTCTTTTTACAGCAAAAGACAAGATAGAGTTTTTGGTTAATGGAAAGGACTTTAAAGAATATTTTCGAAGTTCGGAATCGCAAAGGAATGTTTTATCAGCTCTTGAGATGATGAACTGCTTAGATAAGTTTAATATTTCTATTAAGGTTTCTGGAGGGGGGATTAGCGCGCAATCAGAAGCAGTGAGACACGGCATTTCCCGGGCGCTCATAAAGTTTAATCCTGATTTCAGGAAACGACTCAAAAAAGCGGGATTTTTGACCCGCGACCCAAGAATGCGTGAAAGAAAGAAATTTGGTTTAAAGAGAGCAAGGCGCGGACCACAATGGTCAAAGAGATAA
- the rpsD gene encoding 30S ribosomal protein S4, which produces MENAKCKICRRTGRKLFLKGEKCLSAKCPMIKKAYPPGSAGKRRGRALSEYGKELKEKQKLKEWYGLRERQFSNYVNKVLEKAHRAKTEENPAELLVKELESRLDNTVFRLGIASNRAQARQLVSHGHFSVNGKPVDIPSFSLKKGDKVSIRPNSLKKPVFEKLSVNIKKYQAPTWLKLDKEKIEGEFIGKPNLEEVAPPAEISSIFEFYSR; this is translated from the coding sequence ATGGAAAATGCAAAATGTAAAATTTGTCGCAGAACAGGTAGAAAATTATTTCTCAAAGGAGAGAAGTGTCTTTCTGCTAAATGTCCGATGATCAAGAAAGCGTATCCTCCTGGCAGTGCGGGAAAGAGAAGGGGTAGGGCGTTATCAGAATATGGTAAGGAGTTGAAGGAAAAACAGAAATTAAAGGAATGGTATGGTCTTAGAGAGAGGCAATTTAGTAATTATGTCAATAAAGTGTTGGAAAAGGCGCACAGAGCCAAAACAGAAGAAAATCCAGCAGAGCTTTTGGTAAAAGAGTTGGAGAGTCGATTAGATAACACTGTTTTCCGCTTAGGCATCGCCTCAAATCGCGCCCAAGCAAGACAATTAGTTTCACACGGTCATTTTTCAGTGAATGGGAAGCCAGTTGATATTCCAAGTTTCTCTTTAAAGAAAGGAGACAAAGTAAGCATCAGGCCAAATTCTTTGAAAAAGCCGGTGTTTGAAAAATTATCAGTAAATATTAAGAAATACCAAGCTCCGACCTGGCTTAAGCTTGATAAAGAAAAGATAGAAGGCGAGTTCATCGGAAAGCCCAATCTTGAAGAAGTTGCTCCGCCAGCGGAAATATCCTCAATATTTGAATTTTATTCAAGATAA
- the rplQ gene encoding 50S ribosomal protein L17, with the protein MQKRIKGRKFHRKAGPRKALLKTLASSLILKGKIETTEAKAKELSSFIEKKITKAGKGDLAARRELAKLFAPLIVKKLVNEIAPLYKNQQGGYTRVIKTGPRKSDSARMAIIELIEKPKPKTQNPKTETRK; encoded by the coding sequence ATGCAGAAAAGAATTAAAGGCAGAAAATTCCATAGGAAAGCAGGTCCGAGAAAAGCGCTTTTGAAGACATTAGCTTCGTCTTTGATTTTGAAAGGAAAAATTGAAACAACAGAAGCGAAAGCAAAAGAGCTATCTTCTTTTATTGAGAAAAAAATAACTAAAGCTGGAAAAGGAGATTTGGCAGCGAGAAGGGAATTGGCGAAATTATTTGCCCCGCTGATAGTGAAAAAGTTAGTAAACGAAATAGCGCCTCTTTACAAAAATCAGCAAGGGGGCTATACAAGGGTTATCAAGACAGGACCAAGGAAAAGCGATAGCGCGAGAATGGCAATAATAGAGCTGATAGAAAAGCCAAAACCCAAAACCCAAAATCCAAAAACTGAAACCCGAAAATAG
- the rpmJ gene encoding 50S ribosomal protein L36 — MKIRASVKKVCNKCKTVRRKGHVYVICQNPKHKQRQGK; from the coding sequence ATGAAAATTCGCGCATCAGTAAAAAAAGTTTGTAATAAATGCAAGACAGTTCGCAGAAAGGGGCATGTTTATGTTATTTGTCAAAACCCGAAACATAAACAGAGACAAGGGAAGTAA
- the rplM gene encoding 50S ribosomal protein L13 — translation MERQTHTIDAAGRPLGRVATQVVALLRGKHKEDFVPNKDIGDFVVITNFGKVKFTGKKLEKKNYYRYSGYPGGLKEIPLSRIFSQDPAQVMRRAVLGMLPKNKLRDQQIKRLKVEL, via the coding sequence ATGGAAAGGCAGACACATACAATTGACGCAGCAGGAAGGCCATTGGGGAGAGTGGCAACACAGGTGGTCGCGCTGTTGCGCGGTAAACATAAGGAAGATTTTGTTCCAAATAAAGATATTGGCGATTTTGTTGTAATCACTAATTTTGGAAAAGTGAAATTCACAGGAAAGAAATTGGAGAAGAAAAATTATTACCGATACTCTGGGTACCCGGGTGGGTTGAAAGAAATTCCTTTATCAAGGATTTTTTCTCAAGACCCAGCTCAAGTAATGAGGAGGGCAGTGCTTGGAATGCTTCCGAAGAATAAACTAAGAGACCAGCAGATAAAACGGCTGAAAGTAGAGTTGTAA
- the infA gene encoding translation initiation factor IF-1, with protein MSEKKQTHRLEGVIEEALPSTTFRVKLDNGKEILAHLAGKLRINRIKVLPGDNVVVELASLDDDRGRIVYRRK; from the coding sequence ATGAGCGAAAAAAAACAAACACATAGATTAGAGGGAGTGATTGAAGAAGCTCTGCCAAGCACTACTTTTAGGGTAAAGCTTGATAATGGCAAAGAAATACTAGCCCATTTAGCAGGCAAATTAAGAATCAATAGGATAAAGGTTTTGCCTGGAGACAATGTGGTGGTTGAGTTGGCATCATTAGACGATGACAGGGGCAGGATAGTTTACAGGAGGAAATAA
- a CDS encoding rod shape-determining protein, which yields MFIRKIGIDLGTCNSLVFIPKKGVVLTEPSVVAVDVSENKILAVGQAAKEMTGRTPENITVFRPLKDGVIADFRITEAMLKYFITKVKPKYQFIKPDLIISVPAGITSTEKRAVIEAAVLAGAKNAYIAKEPILAAIGAGIPIHTCSGHMIVDIGGGTTEVAVISLGGIVTFNSIRMAGDKMNVAVSEYIKKKHNLAVGEQTAEDVKIKVGTAVPEEKERFIEIRGRDLVSGLPRSIKVSSNEVSEAIQDVLEEIILAIKSVLRDTPPELASDIMDKGMVLSGGGGLLRNLDQLIAKATGVPCFLADEAFFCVAKGTGVVLENLDVYKRSIMSKK from the coding sequence ATGTTTATACGAAAAATTGGAATTGATTTAGGAACTTGTAATTCATTAGTATTTATCCCAAAGAAAGGGGTTGTTTTGACAGAGCCATCTGTTGTCGCAGTTGATGTGAGTGAGAATAAAATTTTAGCTGTTGGCCAAGCGGCAAAGGAAATGACAGGGAGAACTCCAGAAAATATAACAGTTTTTCGTCCGCTTAAAGATGGGGTTATTGCTGATTTCCGGATAACCGAAGCAATGTTGAAATATTTTATTACGAAAGTTAAGCCCAAATACCAGTTCATAAAACCAGACCTAATAATATCTGTGCCAGCAGGAATCACTTCAACTGAAAAGAGGGCAGTGATTGAGGCCGCTGTTTTAGCAGGAGCTAAAAACGCTTATATTGCCAAAGAGCCGATTCTGGCAGCCATAGGAGCAGGAATTCCGATTCATACCTGTTCTGGTCATATGATTGTTGATATAGGCGGAGGAACGACCGAAGTAGCGGTGATATCTTTGGGCGGGATTGTGACATTTAATTCTATTAGGATGGCTGGGGACAAAATGAATGTTGCAGTAAGCGAATATATTAAAAAGAAGCATAATCTGGCAGTTGGAGAACAGACAGCAGAAGATGTAAAAATAAAAGTTGGGACAGCAGTGCCAGAAGAAAAAGAGAGATTTATAGAAATCAGGGGCAGAGATTTGGTTTCAGGACTGCCAAGGAGCATCAAGGTTTCTTCAAACGAAGTGAGTGAAGCAATTCAAGATGTTTTAGAAGAAATAATTTTGGCAATCAAATCAGTTTTACGCGACACTCCGCCCGAACTGGCTTCTGATATTATGGATAAAGGCATGGTGCTTTCCGGAGGAGGAGGACTGTTAAGAAATCTTGACCAATTAATAGCCAAAGCAACAGGCGTGCCTTGTTTTTTGGCAGATGAGGCTTTCTTTTGTGTGGCAAAGGGAACAGGGGTAGTATTAGAGAATCTTGATGTTTATAAGCGGAGCATAATGAGCAAAAAATAG
- the murA gene encoding UDP-N-acetylglucosamine 1-carboxyvinyltransferase has translation MAEQFIINGGKRLKGTIEARGAKNACFPILAATLLTNEECIIDNIPLIEDVFCLIEIIKSLGKEVEWIKKRTLRITQKSPLDAKKINQKLVSKLRGSVLLLGPLLARCKTIRFAQPGGCVIGARPISTHLDAFSQLGVDIGEEVTEQAEYFRLEIKNKSADEIILNEFSVTATENALLFASALPKKTIIKAADCDYSTQELVKFLNKMGAKIKAFGSHNFSVVGRKKLSGAKHKILNDPIEAGTFILMAAATRSDIIVKNVEISYLEFPLKRLRDFGLPIEIIGKDKVRVKQWASFRMEKVQAMPFPGIPTDLLPLFGVLATQAEGTTLLHDPLYDGRLRYLNELNKMGAQIIFADPHRAIINGPTTLRGVTVDSPDLRGGASLIVGALLAKGETVINNIYQIDRGYERIEERLQKLGADIRRVQS, from the coding sequence ATGGCAGAGCAATTCATAATCAACGGCGGAAAACGGTTGAAAGGAACGATAGAAGCGAGGGGCGCCAAAAACGCCTGTTTTCCTATTTTGGCTGCCACCCTGCTCACCAATGAAGAGTGTATTATAGATAATATCCCTTTGATTGAGGATGTTTTTTGTTTAATAGAGATAATCAAGAGTTTAGGCAAAGAAGTAGAATGGATTAAAAAGAGGACACTGCGCATTACACAGAAATCCCCATTGGACGCGAAAAAAATTAATCAAAAATTGGTTTCTAAATTAAGGGGTTCTGTTTTGCTTTTAGGACCCTTGTTGGCTCGATGCAAAACAATAAGATTCGCCCAGCCCGGGGGTTGTGTTATTGGAGCAAGACCAATTTCAACCCACTTAGATGCTTTTTCCCAATTAGGCGTAGACATAGGGGAAGAAGTGACAGAACAGGCAGAATATTTCCGTTTAGAAATTAAAAATAAGTCGGCGGATGAGATAATCCTCAACGAGTTTAGCGTAACAGCCACTGAAAATGCGCTTCTTTTTGCCAGCGCTCTTCCAAAGAAAACCATAATCAAAGCAGCGGATTGTGATTATAGCACACAGGAATTGGTCAAGTTTTTAAATAAAATGGGCGCGAAGATTAAGGCGTTTGGTTCTCATAATTTTTCAGTTGTTGGTAGAAAGAAGCTTTCAGGGGCAAAGCATAAAATTTTAAACGACCCGATAGAGGCGGGAACCTTTATTTTAATGGCAGCAGCCACAAGGAGTGATATTATTGTTAAAAATGTAGAGATTTCATACTTGGAATTCCCATTAAAGCGATTAAGGGACTTTGGCTTGCCAATAGAGATTATTGGTAAAGATAAGGTTAGGGTAAAACAATGGGCAAGTTTTAGAATGGAAAAAGTTCAGGCAATGCCTTTCCCCGGCATACCAACAGACCTTTTGCCATTGTTCGGTGTTTTGGCAACACAGGCCGAGGGAACAACCTTACTGCACGACCCTTTATATGATGGTAGATTAAGGTATTTAAATGAACTGAATAAAATGGGGGCGCAGATAATTTTTGCTGACCCGCATCGGGCTATTATTAATGGACCCACGACCCTTCGGGGCGTGACTGTTGATTCGCCTGATTTGAGAGGAGGAGCGTCATTGATAGTCGGAGCATTGCTTGCAAAAGGAGAAACAGTTATAAATAATATCTATCAGATAGATAGAGGGTATGAAAGAATTGAGGAAAGATTGCAGAAGTTAGGCGCAGACATTAGAAGAGTGCAAAGTTAG
- a CDS encoding DNA polymerase III subunit delta' — protein MIIGHNKQWEFLSRCIQNDRVAHAYLFYGPLNIGKRTIAMEFIKLLNCRNPNIEPCGKCESCERFENGIPSSLFFLKPEPPENSEAEDEGKNLAIRVERIFQLKLGLSLSSAYAGYKVAIIDDSDAMTYDAQGALLKILEEPKGKTVIILIAEQPDKLLQTIVSRCQLIRFDLLQQKRIEESLIKNNASAKLAKEISWLSFGRPGLAMEYYKNPETAELQKKRITDIVKLLSAPLSSRFKYAEALSKDTKEMYFALDIWLSFFRELLLESLGKEKNIFMPAKCNYSKTKIRSIIGLIEKIGFVIKTTNTNPRLAMEVLLMKI, from the coding sequence ATGATAATAGGGCACAATAAACAATGGGAATTTTTAAGTAGATGTATTCAAAACGATAGGGTGGCTCATGCCTATTTATTTTATGGGCCTTTGAATATAGGGAAAAGGACTATTGCGATGGAATTTATTAAGTTATTAAATTGCCGTAATCCTAATATTGAGCCGTGCGGAAAATGTGAGAGTTGTGAAAGATTTGAAAATGGTATTCCTTCCAGTTTATTTTTTTTGAAACCAGAACCGCCAGAAAACAGCGAGGCAGAAGATGAAGGCAAGAATTTGGCGATACGGGTTGAGAGAATTTTTCAGTTAAAATTAGGGCTATCTCTTTCATCTGCATACGCAGGTTATAAAGTGGCGATTATAGATGATTCAGACGCAATGACTTATGATGCGCAGGGAGCGCTTTTAAAAATATTAGAAGAACCGAAAGGCAAGACAGTGATAATTTTAATCGCAGAACAGCCAGACAAGCTTTTACAAACAATTGTTTCAAGATGCCAGTTAATAAGATTTGATTTGCTCCAGCAGAAGCGCATAGAAGAATCGCTTATAAAGAATAATGCTTCTGCGAAGTTGGCTAAAGAAATTTCTTGGTTATCGTTTGGCAGGCCAGGGTTGGCGATGGAGTATTACAAAAATCCAGAAACAGCTGAACTGCAAAAAAAGCGGATAACTGATATTGTGAAGCTTTTAAGCGCGCCGTTGAGTTCCCGCTTCAAGTATGCCGAGGCGCTTTCTAAAGACACTAAAGAAATGTATTTTGCGCTGGATATATGGCTAAGTTTTTTCAGAGAGCTTTTATTAGAGAGCTTGGGGAAAGAAAAAAACATTTTTATGCCTGCCAAATGCAATTATTCAAAGACAAAGATAAGAAGCATTATCGGGCTTATTGAAAAAATAGGATTTGTTATTAAAACCACTAACACGAATCCAAGATTAGCAATGGAAGTCCTGCTTATGAAAATATAA